A genomic window from Chitinophaga pollutisoli includes:
- the queA gene encoding tRNA preQ1(34) S-adenosylmethionine ribosyltransferase-isomerase QueA has translation MKLSQFKFDLPLNLIAQHPSKTRDESRLMVVNRATGKIEHKVFKDILGYFNDKDVMIVNNTKVFPARLYGRKEKTGAKIEVFLLRELNKQNRLWDVIVDPARKIRVGNKLYFGDDESLVAEVIDNTTSRGRTIRFLFEGNDEEFKAVLDSLGETPLPKYIKRKPEEEDKERYQTVYAKYEGAVAAPTAGLHFSRELIKRLEIKGVKFAEVTLHTGLGTFRPIEVEDLSKHKMDAEYFHIDEYAVKIVNKAKEENRKICAVGTTSVRAVESSVTAQNHLKAAEGWTNTFIHPPYDFSIPNALVTNFHLPKTSLLIMVCAFAGYDLIMEAYQQAIKEKYRFFSYGDAMLII, from the coding sequence ATGAAATTATCACAATTCAAGTTCGATCTGCCGTTAAACCTGATCGCACAACATCCCTCCAAGACAAGAGACGAGAGCCGCCTGATGGTTGTAAACCGCGCCACTGGCAAAATCGAGCACAAGGTTTTCAAAGACATTCTGGGTTATTTCAACGACAAGGACGTAATGATCGTGAACAACACGAAAGTGTTTCCCGCGCGTCTGTACGGCCGTAAGGAGAAGACCGGTGCGAAAATCGAAGTGTTCCTGCTTCGTGAGCTGAATAAGCAAAACCGTCTGTGGGACGTTATCGTTGATCCGGCCCGGAAGATCCGCGTAGGCAACAAGCTGTATTTTGGAGATGATGAGAGCCTGGTGGCGGAAGTGATCGACAACACCACTTCCCGCGGCCGTACCATCCGTTTCCTGTTCGAAGGGAACGACGAAGAGTTCAAGGCCGTACTGGACAGCCTGGGCGAAACCCCGCTGCCGAAGTACATCAAGCGCAAGCCGGAGGAAGAAGACAAGGAACGTTACCAGACCGTGTACGCCAAGTACGAAGGTGCGGTAGCCGCTCCCACCGCTGGTCTTCACTTCAGCCGCGAGCTGATCAAACGCCTGGAGATCAAAGGCGTGAAGTTCGCTGAAGTAACCCTTCACACCGGCCTGGGCACCTTCCGCCCCATCGAGGTGGAAGACCTGAGCAAGCATAAAATGGATGCGGAATATTTCCACATCGATGAATATGCGGTGAAAATCGTGAATAAGGCGAAAGAAGAAAACCGCAAGATCTGCGCCGTAGGTACCACTTCGGTACGCGCCGTAGAATCTTCCGTTACTGCGCAGAATCACCTGAAGGCAGCGGAAGGCTGGACCAACACCTTTATCCATCCTCCCTACGACTTCTCGATTCCCAACGCACTGGTAACCAACTTCCACCTGCCCAAAACGAGCCTTCTTATCATGGTTTGCGCCTTCGCCGGCTACGACCTGATCATGGAAGCTTACCAGCAGGCCATCAAGGAAAAATACCGGTTCTTCAGCTATGGCGACGCCATGCTCATCATTTGA
- a CDS encoding 2-C-methyl-D-erythritol 4-phosphate cytidylyltransferase, translated as MPDRKKIAVIVAGGSGLRMGSTIPKQFMEIGGKPVLHHTINAFRHAYPDIRIVLVIPEAHSAYIAPLLVSFDAPPSITIVHGGETRFHSVKNGLATITEPAVVFVHDGVRALISPELVRRCCEGALAKGNAIPAIEVKDSLREVDDEGNLAVDRSRFRIIQTPQTFLSEQLLPAFGQPYDPLFTDEASVAERFGAEIHLVEGEERNIKITRPLDLAIAEVLLATNK; from the coding sequence ATGCCAGACAGGAAAAAGATAGCGGTCATCGTAGCCGGTGGCTCCGGCCTCCGGATGGGAAGCACCATCCCCAAACAATTCATGGAAATCGGTGGCAAACCCGTTCTGCACCATACCATCAATGCATTCCGCCACGCCTACCCGGATATCCGGATCGTGCTCGTCATCCCCGAAGCACATAGTGCATACATCGCACCATTACTTGTTTCCTTCGACGCGCCGCCTTCCATCACCATTGTGCATGGGGGTGAAACGCGCTTTCATTCCGTGAAAAACGGACTGGCCACCATTACCGAACCTGCCGTGGTTTTCGTTCATGACGGTGTGCGGGCGCTGATTTCGCCCGAACTGGTCCGGCGCTGTTGCGAAGGCGCCCTGGCGAAAGGGAACGCCATTCCTGCCATAGAGGTGAAAGATAGTCTCCGGGAAGTGGATGATGAAGGCAACCTGGCGGTCGACCGAAGCCGTTTCCGTATTATCCAGACACCGCAGACGTTCCTGTCCGAGCAATTGCTGCCTGCTTTCGGACAGCCGTATGATCCCCTGTTCACCGACGAAGCCAGCGTGGCTGAACGGTTTGGGGCGGAGATCCACCTGGTGGAAGGGGAGGAGCGAAATATCAAAATCACCCGTCCGCTGGATCTTGCGATCGCGGAGGTTTTGCTTGCCACGAACAAATAA
- a CDS encoding Gfo/Idh/MocA family oxidoreductase: MLKIGLFGVGHLGKIHLSQLSTMKDVEVTGYFDPSDANADSIRGTYSIPRYETAEELIRASDAIDIVAPTTQHFQLCETAIRMGKHVFVEKPMTNTMEEARLLVKLVEEANIKFQVGHVERFNPAFLALKGYDLKPMFIEVHRLAEFNPRGTDVSVILDLMIHDIDIVLSIVQSSISRISASGVAVMSDTPDIANVRIEFHNGCVANLTSSRISLKKMRKMRLFQKDAYIGIDFLDKKTEIIKLKTPADEGLFTLDIATNNGKKTIAIDNPEIKQSNAIRMELELFRDSILENKPVAVNVRDGFQALEAAHQILQKIGKGQSE; the protein is encoded by the coding sequence ATGCTAAAAATTGGCTTGTTTGGAGTAGGGCACCTGGGCAAAATTCACCTCTCCCAGTTATCGACCATGAAAGATGTGGAAGTGACGGGTTATTTCGATCCCAGCGACGCCAATGCGGATAGTATCCGGGGAACTTACAGCATTCCCCGTTACGAGACGGCGGAAGAACTGATCCGCGCCTCCGACGCGATCGACATTGTGGCGCCTACCACCCAGCACTTCCAGTTGTGCGAAACGGCCATCCGAATGGGCAAGCATGTTTTTGTAGAAAAGCCCATGACCAATACCATGGAGGAAGCCCGCCTGCTGGTGAAGCTCGTGGAAGAAGCCAATATCAAATTCCAGGTAGGGCATGTGGAGCGCTTCAATCCCGCATTCCTCGCCCTGAAAGGATACGACCTCAAACCCATGTTCATCGAAGTGCACCGCCTGGCGGAATTCAATCCCCGCGGTACTGACGTGAGCGTGATCCTCGACCTCATGATCCACGATATCGATATCGTGCTGAGCATCGTACAATCCAGCATCAGCAGGATTTCCGCCAGCGGCGTAGCAGTCATGAGCGACACCCCCGATATCGCCAACGTTCGCATCGAGTTCCACAACGGATGCGTCGCCAATCTCACCTCCAGCCGCATCTCCCTCAAAAAAATGAGGAAAATGCGCCTCTTCCAGAAAGACGCATATATCGGTATCGACTTCCTCGACAAGAAAACCGAAATCATCAAACTGAAAACCCCGGCAGACGAAGGCCTCTTCACGCTCGACATTGCTACTAACAATGGAAAAAAAACCATTGCGATCGACAATCCGGAAATCAAACAATCCAACGCCATCCGCATGGAACTGGAACTCTTCCGCGACAGCATCCTGGAAAACAAACCCGTTGCCGTAAACGTGCGCGATGGATTCCAGGCGCTGGAAGCAGCCCATCAGATCCTGCAAAAAATCGGGAAAGGGCAGTCGGAATAA
- a CDS encoding gliding motility-associated C-terminal domain-containing protein — MRFLLLIISFSLASALQAAAQSCRQPGQTPQSAFPVCGSRNLTQTSVPICDGRTLRLNFCSTVDPNTDYEDKNPFFYKFTCFQAGTLGFTIVPNDLDDDYDWHIFDVTGLNVNDIYTDPSLQICGNWSARPGRTGASNAGQTHINCAGDDYPNFSSMPDLKVGHEYLLLVSHFTDTQSGYTLSFGGGTAVITDPNTGKFTSANYRCHHNRVVLKFSKKFQCKTLAADGSDFELFGTPARILSAEGVNCRNAFDMDSVVLTLDRPLGPGNYTIRMKNGTDGNTLLDPCDVPIAAGENIIMTIGVPQPVPFDSIKPVGCKPDRLMVIMKNPIRCNSVAANGSDFRIINVGTGPAVSVRGANVFCDDELTDSIEVILNGPVLLDGSYRLSLVQGTDGNTLVSECHVQTPLGQSVPFLTSDTVNAAYTWRTSLDCASDTIYLEHDRAHNVSEWTWLFDDGTTQSGPTASKVYYKGNFGVKPVKLTVSNRQCQDDHIVRIDLPNELVAAFTPESWVLCPLDLVRIFNRSTGNIMEHHWSLGHGPGSQRRTPDPYRYPMSEREETYDVRLIVVDNLQCEDTVIHQLKTVPSCYVAVPTAFTPNGDGVNDFLYPLNGYKTADLLFRVFSRNGQMVFETRDWQRKWDGRVNGALAPVGTYAWLLEYTNTELNQRVFLKGVSTLLR; from the coding sequence ATGCGCTTTTTACTGCTTATCATATCTTTTTCACTGGCGTCCGCACTTCAGGCGGCGGCACAGTCGTGTCGGCAGCCGGGACAGACGCCTCAGAGCGCTTTTCCCGTTTGCGGTTCCCGAAACCTGACCCAGACTTCCGTTCCCATCTGCGATGGCCGCACCCTCCGGCTGAACTTCTGCAGCACCGTGGACCCCAATACGGATTATGAAGACAAGAACCCATTCTTCTATAAATTCACCTGCTTCCAGGCCGGAACGCTCGGGTTTACGATCGTGCCCAACGATCTCGACGACGATTACGACTGGCATATCTTCGATGTAACCGGCCTGAATGTAAACGATATTTATACCGACCCTTCCTTGCAGATTTGCGGGAACTGGAGCGCACGCCCTGGCCGCACCGGCGCCAGCAATGCAGGGCAAACGCACATCAACTGCGCGGGCGACGATTACCCTAATTTCAGCAGCATGCCGGATTTGAAGGTAGGGCACGAATACCTGTTGCTCGTTAGCCATTTTACCGATACGCAAAGTGGCTATACCCTGTCTTTCGGCGGCGGCACCGCCGTGATCACGGACCCCAACACCGGGAAATTCACTTCCGCCAATTACCGTTGCCATCACAACCGGGTCGTTCTAAAATTCTCGAAGAAATTCCAATGCAAGACCCTCGCAGCCGATGGCAGTGACTTCGAATTGTTCGGTACACCGGCCAGGATTCTGAGTGCGGAGGGTGTCAATTGCAGAAATGCCTTCGACATGGATTCCGTGGTGCTGACGCTGGACCGCCCCCTCGGTCCGGGTAATTATACCATCCGCATGAAAAACGGTACTGACGGGAACACGCTCCTCGATCCCTGCGACGTGCCCATCGCCGCCGGAGAAAATATCATCATGACCATCGGCGTACCGCAACCCGTACCCTTCGATTCCATTAAGCCGGTAGGCTGCAAGCCTGACAGGCTGATGGTGATCATGAAAAATCCCATCCGCTGTAACTCCGTGGCGGCCAACGGTTCCGATTTCAGAATTATCAACGTGGGTACCGGCCCGGCGGTATCGGTCCGGGGCGCCAATGTTTTCTGCGACGATGAATTGACCGACAGTATCGAAGTAATTCTCAACGGCCCTGTTTTGCTCGATGGCTCCTACCGGCTGAGCCTGGTGCAGGGGACAGATGGCAATACCCTGGTCAGTGAGTGTCATGTGCAAACGCCTTTGGGCCAGTCGGTCCCGTTTCTTACCAGTGATACCGTAAACGCCGCCTATACCTGGCGGACGAGCCTGGATTGCGCATCGGATACCATATACCTGGAGCATGACCGGGCGCATAATGTTTCGGAATGGACCTGGCTGTTCGATGACGGCACTACCCAATCCGGGCCAACGGCCAGCAAGGTTTACTATAAAGGCAATTTCGGCGTCAAGCCGGTGAAGTTGACGGTATCCAACCGCCAATGCCAGGATGACCATATCGTGCGCATCGATCTGCCCAATGAATTGGTGGCGGCGTTTACGCCGGAATCCTGGGTGTTGTGCCCGCTGGACCTGGTGAGGATTTTCAACCGCAGCACAGGGAACATCATGGAGCATCACTGGAGCCTGGGGCATGGTCCCGGATCGCAACGGCGTACGCCGGATCCTTACCGTTACCCGATGTCGGAGCGGGAGGAAACGTATGACGTCCGGCTGATCGTGGTCGACAACCTGCAATGTGAGGACACGGTGATTCACCAGCTGAAGACGGTGCCCAGTTGTTATGTTGCGGTTCCGACGGCCTTTACGCCGAATGGGGATGGGGTCAACGATTTCCTGTATCCGCTGAATGGTTATAAGACGGCGGACCTGTTGTTCCGGGTATTTTCCCGAAACGGACAGATGGTGTTCGAGACCCGTGACTGGCAGCGTAAATGGGACGGGCGGGTTAACGGAGCGCTTGCGCCTGTGGGCACTTACGCCTGGCTCCTGGAATACACGAATACCGAATTGAACCAGCGGGTATTCCTCAAAGGTGTCAGCACGTTGCTGCGATAG
- the radC gene encoding DNA repair protein RadC yields MEAIFVNPAYREPAPVRHLKILRRRRMKEWPEDDRPREKMLKTGPSSVSIVELLAIIINAGTPEQSALELAREVFESCGNDLRELGRLNLPQLRKFRGIGLKKAATVLAALELCRRRQLSPLLEKPEITSIGMAAEYLRNLLSGQDCESFYVLFLNHANRIVYQACISTGGITSTTVDPRIVFGMALEHRATRLLLCHNHPSGLLKPSKADISITQQLQAGGRLLEIEVLDHIIVTDQGYYSLREDGAL; encoded by the coding sequence ATGGAAGCCATTTTTGTTAACCCGGCTTACCGGGAACCCGCGCCTGTAAGGCATTTGAAGATACTGCGGCGCCGCCGTATGAAAGAGTGGCCTGAAGATGACCGGCCGCGCGAGAAAATGTTGAAAACGGGGCCATCATCGGTGAGTATCGTTGAATTACTGGCCATTATCATTAATGCCGGAACACCGGAGCAATCCGCCCTGGAATTGGCGCGCGAAGTATTCGAAAGCTGCGGCAATGATCTCCGTGAGCTGGGCCGCCTGAATCTTCCGCAGCTGCGCAAATTCAGGGGCATCGGCCTCAAAAAGGCCGCCACCGTGCTGGCTGCGCTGGAGCTTTGCCGCCGCAGGCAATTAAGCCCCCTGCTGGAAAAACCGGAAATCACTTCCATCGGCATGGCCGCGGAATATCTCCGGAATCTGCTATCGGGCCAGGACTGCGAGAGCTTCTATGTTCTTTTTCTGAATCATGCCAACCGGATCGTGTACCAGGCCTGCATCAGTACGGGCGGCATTACCTCCACTACCGTCGATCCCCGGATTGTGTTCGGCATGGCCCTCGAGCACCGGGCTACCCGCCTACTGCTTTGCCACAACCACCCTTCCGGCCTGTTGAAACCCAGCAAAGCCGACATCAGCATTACACAGCAGCTCCAGGCAGGTGGCCGCCTGCTGGAAATTGAGGTGTTGGATCACATCATCGTCACCGATCAGGGCTATTATAGCCTCCGGGAGGATGGCGCACTGTGA
- a CDS encoding ribose-phosphate pyrophosphokinase encodes MNPSVKIFTGNSNPALAERIAARYGNGLGKVNIQKFSDGEFQPVFLESIRGDYVFLVQGTNAPSDNLMELLLMIDAAKRASAGYITAVIPYFGFARQDRKDKPRVAIGSKLIANLLTAAGANRVITMDLHAPQIQGFFDIPVDHLDSSAIFIPYIENLKLKNLTFASPDVGSTTRVREVASYFNAEMVICDKHRKRANEIASMVVIGDVADKDIVLIDDICDTAGTLTKSAALLKEKGARSVRAFCTHPVFSGKAYENIENSVLEELVVCDTIPLRQESAKIKVISVAELFAVAIRNMYENKSITSLFVHSQRRLS; translated from the coding sequence ATGAATCCATCGGTAAAAATCTTCACGGGTAACAGTAATCCCGCTCTGGCCGAGCGCATCGCCGCCAGATATGGAAACGGTCTGGGTAAAGTGAATATCCAGAAATTCAGTGACGGTGAATTCCAGCCGGTTTTCCTGGAAAGCATCCGTGGCGATTATGTTTTCCTGGTACAGGGCACCAACGCCCCGTCGGACAATCTCATGGAGCTCCTGCTCATGATCGATGCCGCCAAGCGCGCCTCAGCCGGGTACATCACGGCTGTTATCCCGTATTTCGGGTTTGCCCGGCAAGACCGGAAAGACAAGCCCCGGGTAGCCATCGGTTCCAAACTGATCGCAAACCTGCTCACCGCCGCAGGGGCTAACAGGGTGATTACCATGGATTTGCATGCCCCCCAGATCCAGGGCTTCTTCGATATACCCGTGGATCACCTCGACAGCTCCGCGATTTTTATACCTTATATAGAGAATCTCAAGCTGAAAAACCTTACCTTTGCGTCCCCTGACGTGGGTTCAACCACCCGGGTGCGCGAAGTGGCCAGCTACTTCAACGCCGAAATGGTGATCTGCGACAAGCACCGCAAACGTGCCAACGAGATCGCTTCCATGGTGGTGATCGGGGATGTAGCCGATAAGGACATCGTCCTGATCGACGACATCTGCGACACGGCAGGCACCCTCACCAAGTCGGCCGCCCTCCTGAAAGAGAAAGGGGCCCGTAGCGTTAGGGCGTTTTGTACCCACCCCGTGTTCAGCGGCAAAGCGTACGAAAACATCGAGAACTCCGTCCTGGAAGAACTGGTGGTTTGCGATACCATCCCGCTCAGACAGGAAAGCGCGAAAATCAAAGTGATCAGCGTGGCGGAACTTTTCGCAGTTGCTATCCGCAACATGTACGAAAACAAATCCATCACCAGCCTGTTCGTTCACAGCCAACGCCGGCTGTCTTAA
- a CDS encoding 50S ribosomal protein L25 → MKTITIEGQLRSEFGKKATRLLRSEEKVPCVIYGGAEIVAFSAPATAFKNLVYTPDFQIAEIKLEGKTYRAILKDLQFDTVTDELTHIDFLELVEDKKVVASLPLRVVGQSVGVKAGGKLVVKLKTLKVKALPKDLRENLELDVTNLNLNENLRVEDVKADGIELLNSPRIPVASVVMTRQLKQEEAAAEKEAKKK, encoded by the coding sequence ATGAAAACAATAACCATCGAAGGACAACTCAGAAGCGAATTCGGCAAAAAAGCCACCCGCCTTCTCCGTTCTGAGGAAAAAGTGCCTTGCGTTATTTATGGGGGTGCAGAAATCGTTGCTTTTTCCGCTCCGGCTACTGCCTTTAAAAACCTGGTGTACACACCCGATTTCCAGATTGCTGAAATCAAACTGGAAGGTAAAACCTACCGCGCGATCCTGAAAGATCTGCAATTCGACACCGTAACCGACGAGCTCACCCACATCGACTTCCTCGAACTCGTGGAAGACAAAAAAGTAGTGGCTTCCCTGCCCCTGCGCGTTGTTGGCCAGTCCGTAGGCGTAAAAGCCGGTGGTAAACTGGTAGTGAAACTAAAAACCCTGAAAGTGAAAGCGCTTCCGAAAGACCTTCGCGAAAACCTGGAACTGGACGTAACCAACCTCAACCTGAACGAAAACCTCCGTGTAGAAGACGTGAAGGCTGATGGTATTGAACTCCTCAACTCTCCCCGCATCCCTGTTGCTTCCGTGGTAATGACCCGTCAGCTGAAACAGGAAGAAGCTGCTGCCGAGAAGGAGGCCAAGAAGAAATAA
- the pth gene encoding aminoacyl-tRNA hydrolase yields the protein MKYLIVGLGNIGPEYHHTRHNIGFDVADAFAAKHQTAFRSDRLADVAEVRWKGKTFVVIKPTTYMNLSGRAVKYWMDKEKIPVENVLVIVDELALPIEAIRLRPGGSDAGHNGLKSIQESIGTNQYPRLRFGIGNDFPKGRQVDYVLGKWSAKEEPCIQQKTDKCVEIVESFATIGLQRSMNNYNNLTFPL from the coding sequence ATGAAATATTTGATCGTAGGATTGGGAAACATCGGTCCGGAATACCATCACACCCGGCACAACATCGGATTCGATGTGGCGGACGCTTTTGCCGCCAAACACCAGACCGCCTTCCGCAGCGACCGCCTCGCCGATGTGGCGGAAGTGCGCTGGAAAGGGAAAACTTTCGTGGTCATCAAGCCTACTACCTACATGAACCTCAGCGGCCGCGCCGTGAAGTACTGGATGGACAAGGAAAAAATCCCTGTCGAAAACGTACTCGTGATCGTCGACGAACTCGCATTGCCCATCGAAGCCATCCGCCTCCGCCCTGGTGGCAGCGATGCCGGCCACAACGGCCTGAAAAGCATCCAGGAAAGCATCGGCACCAACCAATATCCCCGCCTCCGCTTCGGCATCGGCAACGATTTCCCGAAAGGCAGGCAAGTGGATTATGTGCTCGGTAAATGGTCGGCCAAAGAAGAGCCCTGCATTCAGCAGAAAACCGATAAGTGCGTTGAAATCGTGGAAAGTTTTGCCACAATCGGGTTACAACGCTCCATGAACAATTATAACAACCTTACTTTTCCATTATAG
- a CDS encoding fumarylacetoacetate hydrolase family protein yields the protein MKIICVGRNYAKHAEELKNEVPSEPVIFMKPKNALLQNNHPFYYPEFTDKLHYECELVLRISKNGKHIQERFANKYYDQISVGIDFTARDLQETQKAKGLPWEIAKSFDNSAVVGKFIPITETMDLKDTNFCLYKNKEIVQQGNTADLLFTFDKLIAYISRFFTLNIGDLVFTGTPEGVGPVEIGDTLEAFIENDSLLEFMVK from the coding sequence ATGAAAATTATCTGCGTTGGAAGAAACTATGCCAAACATGCAGAAGAATTGAAGAACGAAGTGCCCTCCGAACCCGTGATTTTCATGAAACCCAAAAATGCCCTGCTGCAAAACAACCATCCCTTCTATTATCCGGAATTCACGGATAAACTGCATTATGAGTGCGAGCTGGTGCTGCGGATTTCTAAAAACGGGAAACACATCCAGGAAAGATTTGCCAATAAATATTATGACCAGATCTCAGTTGGCATCGACTTCACCGCGCGCGACCTGCAGGAAACGCAAAAAGCCAAAGGCCTCCCCTGGGAAATCGCCAAGTCCTTCGATAATTCCGCCGTTGTCGGCAAGTTTATTCCCATTACGGAAACCATGGACCTGAAAGACACCAACTTCTGTCTTTACAAAAACAAAGAAATCGTACAGCAAGGCAACACCGCTGATCTGCTGTTCACTTTCGACAAACTGATCGCCTACATTTCCCGCTTCTTCACCCTCAACATCGGCGACCTCGTCTTCACCGGCACCCCCGAAGGCGTGGGCCCCGTCGAAATAGGAGATACCCTCGAAGCATTTATTGAAAACGACAGCCTGTTGGAATTCATGGTAAAATAA
- a CDS encoding MarR family winged helix-turn-helix transcriptional regulator: MHESFVSNPSFFKLDATLKKIKNYWQKSFDARGLDITVDQWLLIENLYKHKRITHNELARLTSKDITTVSRIIELLVRKVLVERQGSTDDRRKVFLQLTPEGVNKYREVRPLVLEMREIGWKNLTEGDFQEMTRILDVIYSNIP; the protein is encoded by the coding sequence ATGCATGAATCTTTCGTGAGTAATCCGTCTTTTTTTAAGCTGGATGCCACATTAAAAAAAATAAAGAATTACTGGCAGAAGAGTTTCGATGCCCGGGGGTTGGACATTACGGTGGACCAGTGGTTGCTGATTGAGAACCTGTACAAACATAAACGAATCACGCACAATGAGTTAGCGCGACTAACTTCCAAGGATATCACAACGGTTTCGCGGATTATCGAGTTATTGGTGCGGAAAGTGTTGGTGGAGCGCCAGGGGTCGACGGACGACCGGCGGAAGGTATTTTTGCAATTAACGCCCGAGGGGGTGAACAAGTACCGGGAGGTGCGGCCTTTGGTATTGGAGATGCGTGAGATCGGCTGGAAGAATCTCACGGAGGGGGATTTCCAGGAGATGACGCGGATTTTGGATGTGATTTATTCGAACATCCCGTAA